The Papaver somniferum cultivar HN1 chromosome 3, ASM357369v1, whole genome shotgun sequence genome includes a region encoding these proteins:
- the LOC113359629 gene encoding SKP1-like protein 4: MITLKSCDKKFFVIEETVALQSKTLKRMMAGNENDEHILVPLTTIKGNVLAEVLDYCTKHAEVETSEEDKKIWDAQFVNFELDDETNSRMLLDMFQAAKFLNIEGLMDLTREKASEWMPRKTPEAKEAILRRIENHRQLND, translated from the coding sequence ATGATTACTTTGAAGAGTTGTGACAAAAAGTTCTTTGTTATTGAGGAGACCGTTGCCTTGCAATCTAAAACTCTGAAGCGCATGATGGCTGGTAACGAGAATGATGAGCATATTCTTGTCCCTTTGACTACCATCAAAGGCAATGTCTTGGCAGAGGTGCTCGACTACTGCACCAAACATGCTGAGGTTGAGACTAGTGAGGAAGATAAAAAGATTTGGGATGCACAGTTTGTGAATTTCGAACTTGATGATGAAACAAATTCCCGGATGTTACTAGATATGTTCCAAGCTGCCAAGTTTCTTAACATAGAGGGATTGATGGACTTGACAAGAGAGAAAGCTTCTGAATGGATGCCTCGTAAAACACCAGAGGCGAAAGAAGCGATTCTTAGACGTATAGAGAATCATAGGCAGTTGAATGATTAA